The following is a genomic window from uncultured Propionivibrio sp..
ACCGGCTCGTCACTGGCTACTATTCGCTCGCCACAACTGGCACCGGCAACGGTGCCGGCAGCGGTTATGCGGCGCTGCGCATTCCCGACGGGCGACTCGACTTCAACACGCTGCAAGAGCTCGACACGCTGATCAAGACCAACGCCACGAACCGCCTCACCGCCGCCGATACGCCAGCCCCGGCGACCGCGCCGCAGCCCGAAGGCGACAAGGTCGCGCTGGTCATCGGCAACGCCGGCTACAAGAGCTCGCCGCTTCAGAATACCCGCAACGATGCCAGATCGATGGCGGCGTCGCTGAAGGCGCTCGGGTTCCGGCAGACGGTGCTGATCGACGCCAATCACGACCTGATGGAAAGCGGCCTGCGGGCCTTCATGGAACAGGCCCGCTCCAGCGCCATCGCGCTCGTTTATTACGCCGGCCACGGTATCGAGATCAACGGCCGCAATTATCTGGTCGGCACCGATGTAGACATGAGTTCGCCGCAGCAGGTGCTGGCACACAGCATCGACGCCACTGAAATGCTTTCGGCATTAGGTATCGCCACCCCGGGGGCCAAGATACTGATTCTCGATGCCTGTCGCGACAATCCCTTCCCGGAGCGTTTCCGGCGGCAGGCGCATGGCCTTGCCCAGATCGAGGCGCCGGTCGAAACCTTCATCGCGTTCTCGACCTCGCCGGGCAAGGTCGCCGAAGACGGCAGCGGTTCCAACAGCCCCTATACCAAGGCGTTGATTGCCCGCCTCGACAAGCAGAACAGCGCCCTCGAAGCCATCTTCCGCGACGTACGCAAGTCGGTCGTCAACGAAACCAACGGCCGCCAGACGCCCTGGGAAAACACCAGCCTGACCGCCGAAATCAAACTGTCGGCGCCCTGACCACCGAAGCGGCGCGCCATGCCCGATGCATGGGGCATGGCGCCTGCGACCGCGAAAGCGGTTCCTATTTCTGCTTCATCGTATAGCTGCCGTCCGGCGCGAACTTGATGTTCGCATCGAGGAAGAACGCCTTGACGTCGGCACGCGCCGCCTTCACCGTATCGTAGGCTTCGCCAGAACGGGCGCCGGTGGCGCAGAAGAAGACGACGGGCTTGTCGGTCGGCAGCGTCGCAAGCTTGGCGTCGAGATCGTCAACCGGGATATTGACGGCGCCCTTGATCGTCCCGGCATTGAATTCGCGCAGGTCGCGCACATCCACGAGAAGAAGCGACTGCGGCGCGCTCTTCCAGACCTTCTCGAACGATTCGACCGTCACCGTGCCCTTTTCCTTGCCGTAGGCCAGCACCGCGCCATCGGCCGGCGCCGCCGCTGCCGACGACGCCGCCTTGGCGGCGGTCGCACCGGCCAGCTTCTCCCATTCGGGATAACCTTCCGGATACGTCACGACGTTCGCATAGCCGAGTTTCTTCGCCTTCGCCGCAGACTTGTCGGAGAGCACACAATCAAGGCCACCGCAGTAGTAGATCAGTTGCGTTGCCTTGTCGGCGGGCAACTTGTCGATGTGCTTGTCGAACTCGCTGTCGGGAATGTTGATGGCGGTCGGGATCATTCCCTTGTCGGCAACGCGCCGCGGCCGGGCATCGATCAGCGCATACGCGGCCTTGTCGTCCATCAGTTTCTTGAGATAGGCCGCTGAAACCGACACCATCTCGCCCCGCTCCTTCCAGTCCGGCATGCCTTCGGCATAGACCGAGACCTTGCTGTAACCAAGCTTTTCGGCCTTGAAGGCGGAGTTATGGCTAAGCATGCAATCGACGCCGCCGCAGTAGAAGATCAGCAGCGAGGACTTGTCTGCCGGCAGTTTGTCGGCGAGCTTGTCGAACTGGCTGTCAGGAATATTGATCGCCCCGGGAATATGCCCCGGATCGAATTGTCGCGCTGCCGGACGCGAATCGATGATCATGACATCCTTCACCGGCGGGATATCCACCTTGCCGCGCACATCGTCGAAGCCGACCAGCCCCTTGACGTACCAACCCTCACGCGGCTGGATCTTGAGATCGGCGGCTGCAACGTTGAGGCCGACTGCCGCCAGTACGACGCCGGTCAGCAACCGGCTCCCCGCGTTCCGATACCATGCTTTCCACATAAGCCCTCCTGAATGATCTTGTTATCGGTCCCTGGCACGGACCCAGCGGACCATGAAGTAATTGAATTCTAATATTACCACTTGCGAATATTGCAAGTCATTCGGGCGCCGCAAGTCTCCGACTTCCGCTGCTACTGCCGTCTCCGCCGGGACCCGGCGCGATTCACGACGGCACGATTACTGGCGGACGCCCCAGTGATGCCGGGGTCTGCTCTCCGCCATCGCCCACTGCCGTGCGTCGTCGACAGAGGAAAACAGGCGGACCTCATGCCGGTTCATGCCGGTCGCGATATATTCCCGAGCGATCGCGACGACCTCGGGATGGGTGGCAACGATGGCGATGCGGGTGTTTGGGTTCTGCTGAGAGGCAACGCCATCGGTTGCAGCCAGTTCCATCAGGATCTCGGTGGAATAGGACGCTCCGGTGCATTGCAGGCAATCATGCACAATATAGTGGAGAGACTCATAGCGCTCATCCGCTTGATACAATTGGGTGACTCGCGCGACCTCGGCGATCGTCAGATGTCCGTAATAGCAAACCAGAATGCCTTCCGGTTCCCACGCCAACTGGTGACTCATTCCGTCTCCCCTGCCAGTTTTTTTTGCAGCATGTTGATCCTTTTGCACCGGATTTGCAATTGCCATATTTTCCGCGCTGACGGAAATTTGCCACAACCCCAGCGACAATCGAGCAGCCCGCAACGTTACACATGTCCATTCCCGCAAAACTATTGACCGCCGTCGTCGGCAAGACCGACCTCATGCGGCACCATGATATCGATCGCATCCAGGGCTACTGTCGCGACTGCGGCATGTACGGAAAATTCTGGTCATGTCCGCCCTTTGACCATCAGCCGTTGACCGCCTTGCCGGAATGGACACATGCAGTTCTGGTCATGTGGCAGACGCCGGTGCACATTCCCGACGACTTGAACGCCCTGATCGAACAATTCCAGGCGGCCCGCCGCCAGCTCGGCGAAATCCTGATCGATTACGAATCCCTGGGAAGCACTGCCGTCATCGCCGGCCAGTGCTTCGGCTGTTCGGACTGCGTCCGCGGACGCGGCGCAGCCTGTTGTTCGCCGACCCGGATGCGCTATTCACTGGAGTCGCTCGGCTTCGACGTCAGCACCATGACAGAAGAATTTGTCGGGCACCGCCTGGCCTGGGCCGCCGACAAGACCCCTGACACATTGACACTCGTCGGCGCATTGCTCTGCAGGAATCACGAGACGACCGGGCAGCTCGAACAGAGGATATCCAAGCGGTGGCGGGCGCCGTTGTCGCCGGCCACGCCGAATTGAGGGCGTCCCGCGGCGCCGGCCCCGGGATGCTTGCTAGAGGTGATCGATCAGTTCGGACAAGCCGCCAATATAGGTAATCTTGTCGGCAATCGCCTCCGGAACGCCTTCGCGCGGATGCAGCGAGAATACCCGCATCCCCGCCGCAACACCGGCCAACAGGCCGGGAACGCTGTCCTCGACCACGGCGCAATGCGCCGGATCGGTCCCGAGATCACGCGCGGCGATCAGGAACAAGGCAGGATCGGGCTTGAAACAGCCATGATCGTAGGCGCTGTAAATCCGGTCGCCAACGTAAGGCAGCAAACCGGTCAGATCGAGCGTCAGCTGCACCTTCTCCATGGGACCGTTGGTGACGACGCCAAACGGAATATGCAGACGTTGCAACAACTCCAGCGCACCCGGCATCGGCGCGAGATCTTCCTTGAAACGGCGGACGCTGGCTTCCCGGTAGCGCTGGGTGAAGTCGTGCTCGAAATTGTCGCCGGCCTGTGGCACGCGCTCGGCAATCCAGGCGGCAATCCTGGACATGCGCACGCCGCGAAACTGGCGGTGCGCTTCCTCGCGCGTGAATTGCAGCCCCTCCGCCACCGCCATCTGGTGCAGCACGTCCATCGCCGGCACCTCGCTATCCACCAGAGTCCCGTCGCTGTCGAACAATACTGCGCGTATTTCTCGCATGGTCATCTCACTTCAGCCAGGCGGCATCGGCCGCGCAAAAACGCAAGAGCATAGCACGCACCGGTCAGCGCCCGGCCGACGCGTGCCGCAAACGCAGAAGGCTGAAGATCGCTGCTGCGCCCGCCAATCCGGCCGCCAGCGTCAAGGCAACGCTCGGCCCGGCGCCATCGTGAAGGCTCGTCAGCGTGAACACGATCGCCATCGTCATGGCGCCGCAAGTCTGCCCGGTCAGCCGCGCCGTCGCCAGCATGCCGCTAGCCCCACCGGCGCGATGAAGCGGCGCCGAGGTGACGATCGTGTGATTGTTGGGCGACTGGAAGAGCCCGAAACCGGCACCGCTCAGCGCCAGCCGCCAGATGATATCGACATCGCCCGGCGCCGCCGGCAAGGCGGCCAGCAACGCAAGGCCCGAGGCTAACAGCGCGAGGCCGATTCCGCTGAGCAGGCCATCGGGATAGCGGCCGATCAGGAGACCCGCCAGGGGCGCCGTGACCACCACGGCGAGCGGCCAGGCGGTGATCAGCAAACCCGCCTGCGCAGGCGAATGGCGATACGCCACGATCAGCAGGAAAGGCAGGGAAATCGACGTCAGCGTTTGCGCGGCAAAAGCCGTCACCGACGTGCACATCGACAGCGCGAAGACCGGGATGCGCAGCAAATCCACGGGGAAAATCGGTACTGGCAGACGCCACTGACGTCGCAGATAGACCACGCCGACACACACGCCGATTCCCAGCAAAGCCGCTCCGGTCATCAGGCTGTGGGTCGTCATCGCACTCTCCCCGCGCGTGCCAAGACCGTGCGCGCCGAAGAAGATGAGAACGAAGGTGGCGACGTTGAGCAGCACATCAATGAGGGACAAGCGCGCCCCCGGCAAGGGCGGCGTCCGGTTTTTCGGCACTACGCGAAAACCCAGCCACAACACGATGGCGCCAATTGGCAGGTTGATCGCAAACAGCCAGGGCCAGGACGCCAGCGAGAGGATCAGCGCCGCCAGCGAAGGCCCGGCGACCGAGGCCGTCGCCACCGCCACGGAGTTGATCGCGACACCGCGTCCGAGCAGATGACGCGGATAGATGAGCCGGACCAGCGCCGGATTGACCGACATGATCCCTGCCGCGCCCAATCCCTGCAACGCGCGCGCCGCCACCAGCAGCGGCAGCGATCCGGCCAGCGTGCAGGCGAAGGACGCCAGCGTGAACAGGACGAGTCCGCAGAGATAGACGCGCCGATAGCCGATCAGGTCGCCCAGCGTCGCGCACGGCAGCAACAGCGCGAGGATGCAGACCTGATAGGCGTTGATCACCCATACCGATTGCGCGGCGGACGCCTCGAGTTCGTGCGCGATGGTCGGCAAGGCGAGATTGACGACGGAACTGTCGAGTACCGACATCGTGATCCCGAGGATCACCACCACCATGGCGGCATAACGGGTCGGAACGGGCAGGCCGTCCTGGTCCGGCGTTGAGGAAGGAGTCACGGCGAAAACGCCTGGGGAAGGATCAATCGGGAAATTATACCGATCGATTTCGACGGCGGCGCACCGGTTCTTCACCGGGAGCGAACCAACGGAAGCGAAGAGAGTCTGTTCGGCAGGATGACCGATGCCGGTCCGCGATGACGGCGCTATGACTCGCCACCCGGATTTTTGGCATCATGTCGCATCGGATCCTCTTTGACTGGGAGCACTGCCATGCAAAACGACCGGCCCGTCTGGCTGATCACCGGATGTTCCAGCGGTTTCGGCCGCGAACTCGTTCGCGCGCTGCTGGCGCGCGGACACCGCGTGGTAGCGACCGCGCGAAAACCCGAAACCCTGGCCGAATTCCCGGCGAGTGACGGACTGCTGATCGCCGCGCTTGACGTCAACGCACCGCAACAGATCGCCGACGTCGTCCAGCGTGCCGAAGCCCGCTTCGGGCGCATCGACGTGCTCGTCAATAACGCCGGCTACGGCTATCTGGCTGCGATCGAGGAAGGCGAGGAGGCTGAGATCCGCGCGATGTTCGATACCAATGTCTTCGGACTCGCGGCGATGACCCGCGCCGTACTGCCCGGCATGCGCCAACGGCGCAGCGGCCACATCGTCAATATCTCGTCGATGGGCGGACTCGTCGGATTCGCCGGCGTCGGTTACTACAACGCGACGAAATTCGCCGTCGAAGGCTTGACCGAAGCGCTGGCCAAGGAGGTCGAACCGCTCGGCATCCGGGTAACGGCGGTCGAACCGGGGCCGTTCCGCACCGACTGGGCCGGCGCCGGGTTGCGCATGACGCAGCGCGCCATCGCCGACTACGCCGACACCGCCGGTGCCCGGCGCACTGCCACACGCGGCTACAACGGCAAGCAACCGGGCGATCCTGCACGTGCCGCCACCGCCATCATCGCCGCCGTAGAAGCGCCGGAACCGCCGCGCCATCTGCTGCTTGGACGGCCCGCCCATGACACCGTCAACGACAAGCTGCAGGCGCTGCGCGGTGAAATCGAACAGTGGCGCGAACTGACGCTCGGCACCGATTTTCCCGCCGGACAGTGAACCGATCCCACCGCGAGGACATCCCGATGACTGCCACCCTCAGAATCGATTTCGTTTCCGACATTTCCTGCCCCTGGTGCGCCATTGGCCTAGCCGCACTCGAACAGGCGCTGGCCGAGGTCGGCCCGGAAATCACTGCCGAACTCCACTTCCAGCCCTTCGAACTGAATCCCGGCATGCCGCCTGAAGGCCAGGACATCACCGAACACCTGACGCAAAAATACGGCACGACACCGGAACAGCAGGCGCAGGCGCGCGAAGCCATCCGGCAGCGCGGCGCCGGCCTCGGTTTCGTCTTCCGGCGCGAAGGCCGCGACCGCATCTACAACACCTTCGACGCGCATCGCCTGCTGCACTGGGCCGGCTTATCGTCCACCCACCCCGGCGGTTTGCAGCACACGCTCAAGAAGCGCCTGTTCGGCGCCTATTTCACCGACGGCGAAAGCCCGGCCTCGCACGCGGTCCTGCTGCGCACCATCGCCGATGCGGGACTCGACGTTACCCGTGCCGGCGCCATCCTCGAAGGCAACGATTATGCCGACGACGTCCGACAGATCGAGAACCTGTACACCGACGC
Proteins encoded in this region:
- a CDS encoding caspase family protein — its product is MNRFLATSCTALLAMLTGCVSAPPVDRVQVTVLCSNRVCTPIDANNATRSIQSIKKLIYDGLSREFTACEAGGPNSPCTSNDLGMFVLGGPIPGRGALKSASFLSVTDGPVANSLNLRIALRETFIGTPLVCSHADGTLTLSSTGKVVLEFAPHFCNWALVGNVFTSFSMVIDRIDLNDRLVTGYYSLATTGTGNGAGSGYAALRIPDGRLDFNTLQELDTLIKTNATNRLTAADTPAPATAPQPEGDKVALVIGNAGYKSSPLQNTRNDARSMAASLKALGFRQTVLIDANHDLMESGLRAFMEQARSSAIALVYYAGHGIEINGRNYLVGTDVDMSSPQQVLAHSIDATEMLSALGIATPGAKILILDACRDNPFPERFRRQAHGLAQIEAPVETFIAFSTSPGKVAEDGSGSNSPYTKALIARLDKQNSALEAIFRDVRKSVVNETNGRQTPWENTSLTAEIKLSAP
- a CDS encoding rhodanese-like domain-containing protein codes for the protein MWKAWYRNAGSRLLTGVVLAAVGLNVAAADLKIQPREGWYVKGLVGFDDVRGKVDIPPVKDVMIIDSRPAARQFDPGHIPGAINIPDSQFDKLADKLPADKSSLLIFYCGGVDCMLSHNSAFKAEKLGYSKVSVYAEGMPDWKERGEMVSVSAAYLKKLMDDKAAYALIDARPRRVADKGMIPTAINIPDSEFDKHIDKLPADKATQLIYYCGGLDCVLSDKSAAKAKKLGYANVVTYPEGYPEWEKLAGATAAKAASSAAAAPADGAVLAYGKEKGTVTVESFEKVWKSAPQSLLLVDVRDLREFNAGTIKGAVNIPVDDLDAKLATLPTDKPVVFFCATGARSGEAYDTVKAARADVKAFFLDANIKFAPDGSYTMKQK
- a CDS encoding DUF2284 domain-containing protein, with the protein product MSIPAKLLTAVVGKTDLMRHHDIDRIQGYCRDCGMYGKFWSCPPFDHQPLTALPEWTHAVLVMWQTPVHIPDDLNALIEQFQAARRQLGEILIDYESLGSTAVIAGQCFGCSDCVRGRGAACCSPTRMRYSLESLGFDVSTMTEEFVGHRLAWAADKTPDTLTLVGALLCRNHETTGQLEQRISKRWRAPLSPATPN
- a CDS encoding HAD-IA family hydrolase, which produces MREIRAVLFDSDGTLVDSEVPAMDVLHQMAVAEGLQFTREEAHRQFRGVRMSRIAAWIAERVPQAGDNFEHDFTQRYREASVRRFKEDLAPMPGALELLQRLHIPFGVVTNGPMEKVQLTLDLTGLLPYVGDRIYSAYDHGCFKPDPALFLIAARDLGTDPAHCAVVEDSVPGLLAGVAAGMRVFSLHPREGVPEAIADKITYIGGLSELIDHL
- a CDS encoding MFS transporter, with translation MTPSSTPDQDGLPVPTRYAAMVVVILGITMSVLDSSVVNLALPTIAHELEASAAQSVWVINAYQVCILALLLPCATLGDLIGYRRVYLCGLVLFTLASFACTLAGSLPLLVAARALQGLGAAGIMSVNPALVRLIYPRHLLGRGVAINSVAVATASVAGPSLAALILSLASWPWLFAINLPIGAIVLWLGFRVVPKNRTPPLPGARLSLIDVLLNVATFVLIFFGAHGLGTRGESAMTTHSLMTGAALLGIGVCVGVVYLRRQWRLPVPIFPVDLLRIPVFALSMCTSVTAFAAQTLTSISLPFLLIVAYRHSPAQAGLLITAWPLAVVVTAPLAGLLIGRYPDGLLSGIGLALLASGLALLAALPAAPGDVDIIWRLALSGAGFGLFQSPNNHTIVTSAPLHRAGGASGMLATARLTGQTCGAMTMAIVFTLTSLHDGAGPSVALTLAAGLAGAAAIFSLLRLRHASAGR
- a CDS encoding oxidoreductase, producing the protein MQNDRPVWLITGCSSGFGRELVRALLARGHRVVATARKPETLAEFPASDGLLIAALDVNAPQQIADVVQRAEARFGRIDVLVNNAGYGYLAAIEEGEEAEIRAMFDTNVFGLAAMTRAVLPGMRQRRSGHIVNISSMGGLVGFAGVGYYNATKFAVEGLTEALAKEVEPLGIRVTAVEPGPFRTDWAGAGLRMTQRAIADYADTAGARRTATRGYNGKQPGDPARAATAIIAAVEAPEPPRHLLLGRPAHDTVNDKLQALRGEIEQWRELTLGTDFPAGQ
- a CDS encoding DsbA family oxidoreductase, whose amino-acid sequence is MTATLRIDFVSDISCPWCAIGLAALEQALAEVGPEITAELHFQPFELNPGMPPEGQDITEHLTQKYGTTPEQQAQAREAIRQRGAGLGFVFRREGRDRIYNTFDAHRLLHWAGLSSTHPGGLQHTLKKRLFGAYFTDGESPASHAVLLRTIADAGLDVTRAGAILEGNDYADDVRQIENLYTDAGIHSVPAIIINERHLISGAQPVSTFVQALRQIAAAPADAQAN